DNA sequence from the Phaenicophaeus curvirostris isolate KB17595 chromosome 22, BPBGC_Pcur_1.0, whole genome shotgun sequence genome:
atgggctttgagctcctttccaacctaaaccattccatggttctgtgattttatgatcttgagggaatggcctcttgccaggggagattcaggcttgacatcatgaaaaaatttttcacagaaagggtcattgggcaccggcagaggctgctgagggagggggttgagtccccttccctggaggggtttaagggacgggtggacaaggtgctgagggacatggtttaagtgattgatgggaatggttggactcgatgatcctgtgggtcctttccaacctggtgattctatgatctccaccTCCATAAGGCTTTGCAAGCTCTGTGTCAAGCGATGTCACCTGGGCTCTGGCTGAGAGGCAGAACTGTTCGCTTCCATCTTTTTTGCAAGTGTGGAAACGTTAGATTTGATTTTCAGGTCTTGGATGACGCAAACAGAGATGTTCATCTGCACCACGTGGTCTGCAACCTCGTGAAGAAGCCAGGGAATGTTTCTTGCATGCAAAGGCAGTAGGGCAGCCAGCGATACTTCTCCATCCTGTCTCCCCAGGTGAGTGAGAACAGCCCAAACCAAAGCATGGAAGGAAAgaccaaaccgttctgtgattctgtgacggGGATAGACCTGAGCACCAAGGTGGCACCTCCTGAGCTTGCGAAGCCAACTGCTGTGGTGGGACCTGCCCAGGTCTGGCAGTGGAGGGATGTTTTGGGCGAGTCGGGGCTCTCACCAGGTGGGGTTTGGCCTCCAGGTCGGTGAAGTCCCCCTCGCGGACGCCCGCCATGGCTTGGTAGTACTCGAGGTTCTGCCGCATCTCCTGGTGCCCGGGGTTGGCCATGAAGAAGGTGTGTGCGGCCGCGGCCGCCTGCGCTGGACGGTTCATCTGGGGGGGATGAGACCAGGGGGTGAGGCTGCGGCCACCCCACAGCGTTGGGACCCCAGGAACAGAGGGGACCTCAGGAGCAGAGGGAGACCCTGGGAACGGAGGGGTCCCTAAAGGGGGGCACAGGAGGGACccccaggagcagagggagaaCCTTGGGTGCAgaggggaccctggggacagaggggaccctaaagagcagcagcagggaaccCCAGAAGTGGGACATTGGGGACCCTCAGAAGCAGAGGGGAACCCTGGAGAGTGGAGAGGGACCTTAAAGAGGGGCACTGGGGCCCCTGGAGAGTGGAGGGGAAccctggggacagaggggacccTAAAGAAGGACAGGAGGGATCCCCAGGAGCAGAGAGGGACCTTGGGGAGGGGGACCCTAAAGTGGGGCATTGGGGACCCTGAGGTGCGGAGGGGGATgcctggggacagaggggacccTAAAGAAGGACAGCAGGGATCCCCAGGAGCAGAGGGGGACCCTGGGGAGTGGAGGGTGACGCTTGGGAGCAGAAGGGGGACCCTAAAGTGGGGCACTGGGGACCCTTGGGAGCAGAGGAAGACcgtggggacagaggggggaCCCTAAAGAAAGGCAGGAGGGACCCTCTGGAGCATTGGGGaccctggggagcagagggggatgcctggggacagaggggacccTAAAGAGAGACAGCAGGGATCCCCAGGAGCagagggggatgctggggagtgCAGGGTGACCCTTGGGAGCAGAAGGGGGACCTTAGGGACAAAGAGAGGACCCTAGAGCGGGGCGTTGGGGACCCCGAGAGCAGAGGGGTCCCCAGGCGGGGCAGGGGGGGGCTCCGGTAccgggccgggggcggggctgggggcggccCCGGCGAGGACCGACGTGGCACTGGAGCGGGATGAggggggggagcagggaggggccGAGGCCGCCGTCCCAACCTCGTCCCCGGGACAGAGAGAAGCGGGTCCCGGGCTCCCCCGACCGCCCGGTGCCACCAATCACCAAAGCGCCCCCGGGACCCCACCGGGCatcaccccccccaccccccccccccccggctcccgcTGCACCGGGACAAGCCCCGTCCCGTCCCGGGAGCCCTCCCCGTTGTCCCCGCTGCATTCCCGGTCCCGGTGGATCCAGACACCCCTCTACCGCTCTCCCGGTACCGGCCTCACAGATCCCCAGACCCCCCATCCCCTGCATCTTTCCcggtcccggtgcccccccTGCATCTCTCCCGGTCCCGGTGACTCCTCCTGCATCTCTCCCGGTCCCGGTGACTCCTCCTGCATCTCTCCCGGTCCCGGTGACCCCTCCTGCATCTCTCCCCGTCCCGGTGACCCCCCTGCATCTTCCCCGGTCCCGGTGCCCTCCCTGCATCTCTCCCGGTCCCGGTGACCCCCCCTTGCACCTCTCCCGGTCCCAGTGACCCCCCTCTGCATCTCTCCTTGTCCCGGTGacccctcccctgcccctctcccggTCCCGGTGATCCCCTGAAGCTCTCCCGATGCCGGTGCCGTTCCCGGGCCCCCGGTCCATTGCCCCGGGACACTCCTGCACCTCGCCCGGTCCCGGTGcctgccctcccccccccggtcccggtgcccccccTGCATCTCTCCCGGTCCCGGTAGCTCCCTGCTACCCTCCAGGTGCCGGTGCCCCCCGGtgtccccctgcccctctcccggTCCCGGTTCCCCCTCCCCACGCCGCTCTCCCGGTGCCGCTACCTTGAAGTAGGCGACCTGCAGGTAGTTGTAGGGGCTGCGCTTGTCGAACTCCCgctgcagctcctctcccaGCCGGTACCGGGAGGGCGCCCCGCAGGCTCGCAGGCAGGCGGCGCGGCGGAGCAGCCCGCGGAAGAAAAGCAAATCCCGGAGCACGGGCTCCATTTGGGGCTCGGCGAAGGGCTCGGCACCCGCCGTGGCGTTCGCGCAGCGCAGGCGGCAGCGGACGGAGCGGGAGCGCAGGGCGGCGCGGGCCCGCAGCGCCCGCTCCATGTGCAGCACCACGGCCGCCCAGTCCCCCCGCGAGTACGCGTCCGTCCCCGCCGCGAACAGCGCGTCCGGGGGCTGCGACGGCAGCGGGGGATCCACCGGCTCCGGGGCCGCTcgggacagcagggacagcagCGCCAGCAGCGCCAGCAGCGCCATGGCCCAGCCTGGCGGGGGCAGCGGGCCCCGGGCCCGCCCCGGGGGAAGACACGCCCCCTAAGCGCCGCCGGCCAATCAGGGGCCGCCGCTCCGCCCGAGGACACGCCCCTTAAGGGCCTGCGGCCAATCAGCGCGTTCCATCCCACGTAAGCCACCGGTCCTGATGCCCCGCCCCCTTAAGGAGCGATGGCCAATCAGAGCGCCACGCCCTGCTAGAGGCCCCGCCCCCTAAGGAGGGATGGCCAATCAGAACGCCCTGCCACGctcgaggccacgccccctaaGGAGCGATGGCCAATCAGCACGCCTGGTCCCGACAGAGAACACGCCCCCTAAGGAGCGATGGCCAATCAGCGTGCCCCTGTCCGCTCTCGGCCCCGCCCCTTAAGGGCTTTCGGCCAATCGGCGCGTTCCATCCGACGTAGGCCATGCTCCTTAAGGGCCGCTGGCTAATCAGCGTGACCCTCCGCTCCCGATGCCCCGCCCCTTAAGGAGCGATGGCCAATCAGAGCACCCCGCCCTTGCTAGAGGCCCCGCCCCTTAAGGACTGATGGCCAATCAGCGCGCCCTGCCCTAGGCCCCGCCCCTTAGAGAATACTGGCTAACCAGCACGCCCCACCACTctcgaggccacgccccctaaGGACCGATGGCCAATCAGAACGCCCTGCCGCGCtcgaggccacgccccttaAGGACCGATGGCCAATCAGAACGCCCTGCCGCGCtcgaggccacgccccttaAGGAGCGATGGCCAATCAGCgtgcccctctgctccctgcccgaggccccgcccctttCCGACAACAGGTTAATCTGCGTGCTGCACTAGGCCACGCCCTAAGGACCGCCAGCCAATCAGAATGCACCGCCCTGcccgaggccacgccccttaAGGACCGATGGCCAATCAGCGTGCCCCTACCcgccccaggccccgcccctttcCGACAACAGGTTAATTAATGCACGCTGCGctaggccccgccccttccggaCCACCTGCCAATCAGCGCCCTCTGCCCCTTCCGAGGCCCCGTCCCCTAAGGCCCGCCGGCCAATCAGAATGCACCGCCCCGCCCaaggccccgccccttccccaCCTCGGCCAATCAGCTCCCGCAGCCTCGCCACGCACCGCCGGTAGCCCCGTCCACCTGCCAATCATCGCTCGCGGCCCCGCCCATCGGCGGAAGTCCCGCCCCCGCGCCGGAAGGGTCGGGGCGCGGCGGGCGGTTATGGCGGAGGAAGGAGGATGCGAGGCGCCTGGTGGCGGCTGTGGGTTTGCCCTGGTGGAGCGCAGGGGCCGCGGCGCCGCCCAGCCCGCCGACTTGGTGGCCCTGGCCCAGCAGGTGCAGCAGGTGAGGCGCGGGGGCCGCCGCCCCGGGGTGCTCCCGGCGGGGTCCCCCCAGGCGGGGTCCCGGTGCGGCCCCCGTGCCTCCCGCAGCACCGCGCCTGGGCCGCCCCGGTGACCCccagcaccttcccttgtccaccagtGCGCTGCCTCCAGCACCCCCCGTTGTGTCTGGCGGCTCTCCAGTGTCGCCCAGTACATCCCACTAGGCTCCTGCTCTTTCCCAGTACgccctgctgcttcccagtACATCCCACTACTTTAAAGCCACCTGAGTGTTTCCAGATTTGTCCTGGCACCCTCTCTCTGTCCATTCCAGCACCCCCTGACGTGCCCTGTTTGATCTTCAATGCCTTCCAGCCCATCCCACTTCCTTCTGATACATCCCACTGccattcccagtgcctcccagcccATCCCAGTGCCTTTCAGCCCACGCCAGTCTCTCCTGATAGGTCATAGTGCCtttcccagtgtctcccagtccatcccagtgcctttCAGCCCCACCCAGTGCCTCTCAGTCCACCCCAGGCCCTCTTGATAGGTCCTGCTGCtgttcccagtgcctcccagtttaTTTTGTTACCCCCTCAGAGCCTCCGAGCACATCCCAGTACCACGTCCAAGCCCACTGTGACTCCCTAGAGCTTCTCAGTCCACCCGAGTGCCTCCTCCCAGTAGGTTCCAGTGCCCCAGTTCTGTACCTCCCAGTAGGTCCAGGCTGGCAACTCTTGTGCCCGCTCCCAGCCTGTCCCCCTGGGGGTACAGTGGCCGCTTCAACCGCACACGGAGCGGCTTCCATGCCACCCACATCCCTGTGAAGTCGGAAAAGCCGTGGGTCTTCCTCGTCCTTCTCAAACCCTCTTTTACCTCGCAGGCGGACGACTTCATCCGAGCCAACGCTTGTAACAAACTCACTGTCATCGCCGAGCAGATCCGGTACCTGCAGGAGCAGGCTCGGAAGGTGAGGATGAATCCACGAGCTGGGTGGAAGGCTCCTTGCCTCGTGCTTGCGAGGGGACATCAGAGTCCGTCTTCAACCGCCAGAGGATTGGGAAGAGCTGTGGCTTGGATGAGAATAGTGGCCAGGAGCCAAGAGGAGGAGGTTCCCTGGGAAAATAGGGAAGGTTTGTTGTCTGGTGGCAGCTGGGGACGAGGCTGGTGATGTTGGCGCTTCCCGGAGTCTGCTGCGAGGGCAGCTGGTCAAGAACAGCTCAGGTGTTGAGAAGGACGGGGAGGGGACGCTGGCTTTGCGATGACAACTCCTGTCACCGGGACGTGGACACTGCTCCCAGGAGGACTCAGTGCAGTGGGGGGACAATGTAGCTCCAGCTGGATCGGAGCCCCTGGAAGCAGATGAGTTGTTACCTGTCCCCGGGCTCTGCTTTCCAGCTTCAGAGAACCGTGGagtctaggttggaaaagacttctgagatcatggagtccaactgtgcctgtccactactgaatcatccctgagcacctcatccacctgtcttttaagcccctccagggatggagactcccccacctccctgggcagcctctgacagtgcccgagaacccttttggtgaagaaatttttcctgttatccaatctaaacctgccctggtgcagcttgaggccattccctctcatcctattgcctgtcacttgggagaagagaccaacgcccACCTCACTACCACCTCCTTTCCTTGTCCCAGTGTCCCTGCAGTGAGCCTGGTGGGGCTTAGCTGTCCTCTTCAATGCTGGTTTCATCCCTGGGGGTGCAGTCCCAGGGCCTGAGTGGGGAAGGATCTGCCAGTCCCTGCGACTGGCTCGCTGCCACCACGGCCACCACGTCACATCATTGTTAGCTGGTGGAGCCGGAGCTGTGGAGATGAATTCCCCTTTGTCTGCTGTCCCTTGTCTGGggaacaggagcagggaagCCAGGAAGCCCCCGGGGTCTGGCAGCTGAGTACGGAGgtaagagaagagcaacgaagctggtgagggagatggagaacagagtaggaggagtggctgagagagctgggggtgtttagcctggagaagaggaggctgaggggagacctcattgctctctacaactacctgaaaggaggttgtggagaggagggagctgggctcttctcccaagggacaggagacaggacgagagggaatggcctcaagctccaccaggggaggttcaggctggacattaggaaaaaattcttcacagaaagggtccttggtccctgtcagaggctgcccagggagggggttgagtccccttccctggaggggtttaagggacgggtggatgaggtgctgagggacatgggttagcgCTGGCTGcttcctccctggaggtgttcaaggccaggttggatggggcttggagccctctgatccagtgagaggtttCTCTGCTCGTGACAGgtgtgtggaactggatgggctttgaggtcccttccaacccaaaccattccatgattctgtgattctgtgatctttacCCCGATGGGTGTAGGAGTTCCAAGGCCCAACTGGTGGGAAACTTGGAGAAAACTTTCTCTCTTTGGTAAATATCTGCCTCCTGGGTGAAGTAAAGATGTGCCACGTGAAGCCAGATGTGCTGAGGAGGATGAGGCTTTGCAAGCTCTGTGTCAAGCGATGTCACCTGGGCTTTGGCTGAGAGGCAGAACCATTCGCTGCCACCTTTTTTCAGCTGTTGAAAGGTTAAATTTGATTTTCAGGTCTTGGACGAAGCGAACAGAGATGCTGATCTGCACCGTGTGGCCTGCAACCTCGTGAAGAAGCCAGGGAACGTTTATTACATGTACAGGCGAGAGAGCGGCCAGCGATACTTCTCCATCCTGTCTCCCCAGGTGGGTGGGAACAGCCCCCAAGGaagcagagagggaaagaaatgtgTTTGTGGGGCTTGGGTGCTTCTGGACCTCAGTCAAAAGGCCCAacttgatggttggactggatgagcctagaggtcctttccaacctcaacgattccacaattctatgaaaatttgcAGCAATTCCAgtgtctcctttctcctccaggaatGGGGGACCAGTCCCCACGAATTTCTCGGTGCCTACAAGCTCCAGCATGACCTTTCCTGGACTCCTTTTGAGGACATCGAGAGACGAGATGCTGAAATAAACGTCCTGGATAAGCTGCTGAGCCGGCAGGCAGCGCTGCCACCCTGTACGGAGCCCAATTTCCAAGGCCTCACCTAGTGACAGGAATGACCATCTGGGAGCCCTGCGCAGAGTCCCTGCGTCAGGGACAAGAAAGAGACCAAGAAACAGAAACGCTGATGCTGCCAGTTTTACTCTGTGCTTTAATGAGACTTTAATTCTGCATTCAGTCCTACTGGATTTTCTCGTAatcaagtaatttatttctttgactCATGCTGAGCTGTAGCCGATAAAATCAAGTGGAGTCGATGCCAAGAGGGCTTGGGGCAAGAAGCAGAAATGCTCGGGGCAGATGTGATAACACTATAAAATACGTCCAGCCTGTCCGGCTCCGATGCCTCATTGTGCTTGGCAATGAGTTCAGGGCTGGATTCTTCCCCTGCTTAAAATGCTCGTGTTTAGGAAGCTCCGTGGCCTGGGAAGAGCGGTTGGAAGCCCACACAGAAGGGGCTGTAGAGGCTGGAGTCTGCTGGTCTCTGTCAAATGCACCTCTGAGACCCCTGTGTCCTGTCTGCGTGGCAAGCATCCCGCTGGCTTTTCCAGGGAGACTCGCTGGGGTGTGGGACTAGTAGGACATCTCCAGCCCTTCTTTTTCCACCAAGAACTGGGAGAGGCAAAGGTCAGAGCTGGTGAGATGTCCTCCCACTGCCCAGTGTGCAGAGCTCCTCCAGGAGTTCACCTGCTCCTCTGTGAGGAGCCAAGGTGGGAATGAAGAAGATGTCCAGGTTGGATGTAATGTCAGATCTGATCAGATccgactcccccctggaagagCCGTGGCAGAGGGTTGGGAGGTTTGAGACAGCTCCGGGATGTTATTGTCCTAGATTTTCTTCATGCTGCTCAGTAGCTTAGCCCCATCCTGGCATGGCTGAGCCTCTGGCTGGCAGAAACCTggtcatggaatcacagaaccatggagtggtttgggttggaagggacctcaaagcccatccagttccactcctgtCCCATGGgaagagacacctcccactggatcaggggctccaagccccatccaacgtggccttgaacatctacagggatggggcagccaccactgctctgggcaacctgttccagggcctccccaccctcacagcaaaacgtttctccctaagatctcatctcaatctcccctgttTCTGATTGAAactgttctccctcatcctctccttgctctccctgatcaagaacccttccccagcttttctggagccccttttggcactggaagctgctctaaggtcaccctgaagcctcctccaggctgaacaacccaaactctcagcctgtcctcatatgcgAGGTGcaccagcccttggatcatctccatggcctcctctggattctctccagcagctccatgtccttcctggtCCTTGAAGTCAATGTGAGACACTTCAAACACCTTTTCCCAACTTGCCCTCCCTCCCTCGGAGCACAAGGGCAGGCTAAAAGTGATGTGTTGTTATTATTAGACCAAGGTGTAATTAATTCCTTATCGAGTCACAAGTGTCTAATTTGATGGGGGtttttcctgcttgtttctTCGCCCCAGGTTGGATTTTGCTGCACGTTATTAAATCTTAACTTGGAAGGGGGGAAAGTTAATTACTGCATGGGCTTTGCTGTGGTGCTAATTACAGCAGCATCAGAGATCTTCACGTGTTGATTTATGCTCTTCTGGGAAGAGGGGATTCCTGACCCAGTTTTATCCCAGTTTCCCATTGTTACAATCTGTACGATGTTATGTGCGAGGGGATCGGGGTCTTCACAGACCTCCAGGTTTGTGATTCCATGTGGGGTTTCTCATGAGCTTTCCCGCATCTCCAGCAACCCCACCTGATGCTCCATACCCCATAACTCCCCGTATCCTGCAGTTCCTCTGGGCGCTGGCAAGGCTTTTTCTTGGATTTGCTccaaaaataaaagagcaaaacCACTTTGGAGGCAGCTTTGTATGGGGACACACAGAAGGTATCaagagggaagagatggaggTGGTGGGCTCGTGTTCCTCGGTCCTCTTGGCACCTGGGCCAAGGTGAATTGGAGCCtcctgcagagctgagcagccATGGAAATGGGTAAGGATGGTGTGGAGGCAGGAGGATGAGCTGGAGCCTCCTGCAGTGCATGCAGCAAGGCTGTTTCTGGGGAAGTGGTGCTCAGTGGAGGATCCTTAAGTCCCTTGAGGCTCACGATTCCATCTGCTCATCTCAGCCTCTACTGAGCTGTTGCCGTTatgggtttttggtttggtggAGCAAGGATTGCATCCAAAAACCAgctgggaatcatagaatcatagaataaccaggttggaagagacccaccggatcattgagtccaaccattcctatcaaaggaaTGGTCAAATGGGAAGGGTCAGCAGGACACGGTGCTGGAAGGTGGAGGAGGTACAGGCCATgaagtgttggttgacagcgactgaccatgagccagcagaggcccaggtggccaagaaggccaagggcatcttggcttggatcagaaacggcgtggccagcaggtccagggaggttcttctccctctggactcggcactggtgagaccgctcctcgaatcctggggtcagttctgggcccctcaccacaagaaggatgttgaggctctggagcgagtccagagaagagcaacgaagctggtgagggggctggagaacaagaggagcgtccgagagagctgggggtgtttatcctggagaagaggaggctgaggggagacctcattgctctctccaactccctgaaaggaggttgtggagagctcaagctccgccaggggagggtcaggctggacactaggaaaacgtttttcctggaaagggtgattggtccctggaagaggctgcccagggagggggttgagtcaccttccctggagggtttaagggacgggtggacgaggtgctgagggacatgggttagtgattgatgggaatggttggactcgatgatccggtgggtccttcaacctggtgactctgtgaTCCCATCTCTTGCTCCCACTCCCTTTCCcgctccccccctcccctctccccgctGGGCGGGGCTTCGAGCCCTCCGTGCCTGCCTCGCTCCTCCCCCGCCCCGTGCGCGATGACGTCAGGCGGCGTGCTCCGTGCGCGATGACGTCAGGCGGCGTGCTCCGTGCGCGATGACGTCAGGCTGCGTGCCCCTGCGCCGCAGCCGAGGAGACCCCGCAGCGCTGCCAACGCCCGGCGGAGGCTGAGGTGAGCGGCGGGTTGGGGGGGGCGGAACGGGGCTGACCGCAGGCACCGGCCTCGGCGGGGAGACCCGGCCCCGGTGCCTGTGGAGGCtggggcagggtgggggggagCAGGGCCTGGCGATGAGGGGGACTCGGTTGGGGCTAGGGGTCCGTTGGGGCGCGGGGGCTCGGATGCCGGTGCCTGAGGGCGGGGTGGGTTCGGCCCCCGCCCCGGTGTCTGTGGAGGCGGGGGCTTAGTTAGGCTTGGGGACTCCGGGCCCCGGTGCCCGAGGAGGTGGGGGGGCTATGAAGCTCGGTCCCGGTTCCCGTGGGAGGCGGGGGCTCGGTTGGGGCCCTGGTGCCTGAGgattcggggggggggggggttggttgggGCGGGGGTTCAGGCCCTGGTGCCCCTGTAGAGGGGACTCGGTCCCGGTGCTGAGGTCCCCGTGAAGGCGGGGGCTCGGATGGGGCAGCGGGGTTGGGGCCCGGAGGTCCGGGAGGTTCTGGTCCCGGCGCCCGTGGATGAGGAGGGGCGCCGGGTCCCGGGGCTTGAGGACGAGGGGTCTCGGCCCTCGCCCCGGTGCCCGTTGGGGCGGGGCGGCTCAGTGTcccggggtgggggtggaggaTGGGGATCCAGGCCCCTGTGCCCCGGGGGTCCCAGTCGCTGCGGGGCGGCGGTGCCGGTTCCACAGCGccttcttcctccccccctcttcctccccgGCTTCCCGGGGCGGCTCCGGGGCTCCTCCCCGCCGGGGCACCCCGGGGGCCTCTGGGTTCCCCGGGTCTGGGAACCCTGACTTGTGTGGGGACGCTTGCTCGAAGTGGTGATGATGCTGGGTAAGAGCTTCGAGGGCCGGCGTTGAtacccatttctttttctcctcacaAACCGCCGtgtgtctgtgctgcagcagcgCCTGCTCAGCTGTATTTAAAGGTCTGGCCCAGCCAGCGGGGCTCTTCAGCAGTGTTTTTGCTTTATAAGCGGGTGGCGATGCTCATGTAGTTGGGAAGCTGCGAGCAGAGCAGCCCACGTTGTGAAATTTGTGCTGAATGAAGGAATTGTGAAATGAGCCCTATGCCTCTTGCCCCGTCCGTGTGGGTCCTGCAGCTGATGGAGCTGGGGCAGCTTTGCTTTGTGACAAAAACCCAGGGAAGACGGGGCCTGGGCGAGGAGGCCATGTTAGATGAGAACTGTGCTCAGGAGTGGTTCCGTCTGGCCATCTGTGATGGGCTTTGTCTCGTGTTCATCTGTGCTGCTCCTCTTGGAAAAGAGGTGTGAGCTCTCTTCATCCGAAGTGTTGGATCGTGGTGCCTCACATGCCTGTTTCTTCAGAAGGGTGTTTAAAACCTGGTTCAGGCTCCTCAAATTGCTGATTGGGACAACTCAGGAAAGCACTTCTCTCTCTCAGCCAGCAAAAGGGGTTTATGCGAAACCAACTTCAGATAGAAAGCCTTTGTGTTCAGCAAATGATATGTGGGGAATCCGTTGTTCTGCTCTGTAAACTGCTCCTCCTTGTTGGAGTGGGATTATGGGGAAGCAGCAGGGGCAGATGCATGTTTGAAACAGGCGTGACAGTCGCGCGTCGTACTGGAATCCA
Encoded proteins:
- the C22H1orf50 gene encoding uncharacterized protein C1orf50 homolog, translated to MAEEGGCEAPGGGCGFALVERRGRGAAQPADLVALAQQVQQADDFIRANACNKLTVIAEQIRYLQEQARKVLDEANRDADLHRVACNLVKKPGNVYYMYRRESGQRYFSILSPQEWGTSPHEFLGAYKLQHDLSWTPFEDIERRDAEINVLDKLLSRQAALPPCTEPNFQGLT